A segment of the Denticeps clupeoides chromosome 2, fDenClu1.1, whole genome shotgun sequence genome:
AGACCGGAAAGCGCGCTGCGTGCGGGCAGGGCAGGAGAGTTTCCCAATAAACTTGGCTACGGCTGTTGCGTTTCTAACGACGTTTTATTCTATATGCACACTGTATAGGCGCTTTTCAGGACGCTCGGTTACACtagcaataataatatacatattGTATCTTGTTATGTATTGTATATCAGAataagaaaactttattaatccccgATATTATGCTCAACAATACGGGATTTCTCACTGTGACGTAATGAATAACTGTCATTTTGGACAGGTTAACCTTGTTAAACTAGCAAAATGAGAAATCTGGTTTTGTGTAACGAACCTAGGACACAAgactatataaataaatatattaataaatgtgtttgttttgtatttaaacaataaagtaaaaaaaaaagtaaaactgaCTAAGTTGAGTATGTACAGAAACAGTTAGACTGCAGTTAATTAGTACCATAACTTAACTAaacatctgaaataaaaaaaaagaaaattgtgttaatttaaCAGTTACGTGTTTCCAAAGAAGGTTGTTTTGAGGGCTCGCTATAACAAACCGGAAAAGCAAGAAACGCAAATCAACCAATCACAACTTCGTTCTTGTCCACGCCCTGGACGATTGACCAATCGTAAAGCTCATCGTTGAACGTCCCTGCCTCTTCCGGTGTGTGTTGAATGGAACAACCCTCGCGGCTGTAGGTGACTTATTTCGCGTCAGGAGGCGAGTCTACATTTTAATAGCCCACGAAACGTTATATTTCGCTGAAAGGTCGCAGTGTCAAGTTTGTATATCCGAAAAATCGTGGGCGCACAAAGGTACGTTTTTACTCGCGAAGAAGCAGAATTGTGGTataaacatgacattttttagatttgaaatatttgtttctTGTCACATGTaaatttcagaaaatgtaaCTATATCcgttctttttttcattaaattcgTACAGTATTTGTAAACACAGGTCGGTCATAGATGTTGAAGATGACCTGATCTCTGTTGCCGTGGATCCCGCTGCGTTTTCTGGGTTGCATGTCCGGATTTCGCGAGgtttttgtgatattttagtGCGCGCACTGCTGTAGTGAAAATCTCCATTGTTTCTCCGCGCTCAGTTTTGCAGATCCGTGCATTTTCACTCACATTTGTTTTATGAACATCGACGATTGCGCTGTTTGTCTGGATGACCAGTGGGAAGGTCGATGGTGTATTTTGAATGAGTTTCCAGGAAGTAGCCGGGTGAGAATTTGTTCAACCCGCACCAACATTCGTTCCTGCTAAAAGCCCCCCTGAACAGGGccgctgaatttttttttttttttttttggtgtgtccTCTGATAATTGTGCACAAACTGTGCGACTTCTCAGTATCATGCACACAGTGGTATACCTGAAACCAATGTATTGAAGATTATATTGCCTATCCTTTTGGGCTTATCTTTTTAAGAGTAATTTGTATATCTTATGTTTActacttttttatttgttaaaagcagtggacgcatttcgttgtgtgcaccgtgtgctgtactgtgtttcacaatgacaatcactttactttaactaTCTTCCTCAGTCGACTGCACCTTAAATGTCCTTGTtccttgagaagtgacaatgacaataaagatgtaTCTTATCTTCTATTAGTATTAGTAAGTCCTTAATAATATTGTCTGAGGTTTTGTCTTTGTTGAATGAATATAAATGCAATTTGGAgcgtttttgcacatttttctttttgtattcgGAAAAGATGTCTGGAGAGCTGTCTCTCAACATCAACATAAAGGAACCTCGCTGGGATCAGGCCACATTCCTCGGGAGAGCCAAGCACTTCTTCATGGTGACTGACCCCAGAAACGTCCTGCTGTCTGGTGAGGTGCTGGAAGAAGCTCGCGTCATTGTGGAGGGCTACAGGTATGGTTCTTCTGAGAAGATCTTGCCAGCTACACGTTTGTTTTTGTATCATGCTGAAAACGTATCGTCTTTTTATATGATGtcaaaaatacaaaactgtATCTTAATCAGTTTACGGAAATTACATAGGATCGGTTTAATTGTAGTACACCGCGCGCGCCACCAGATGGCAGAATGCGGCCCACCGCTTTCATTTAGATAGAGATAGATACCgacatttatatttactgcatttatcagacgcccttatccaaagcgacaatcagtagttacccgctaggctactactactctTTCGTCTGCTTTCATGTGCTGTAAAGTGCAagttgctaaaaaaaaagtggacacacatgcacaagactCAGAAAAATACCACATAATTcagtaaaatacacacaaaaaggcTACACACTACATTTTAAGAAACTCTGTATACCCAAAATTAGTTATAACCCGATCCGATGTGTTTGCCAGAACCATTTTGGATTCTTGGTGTgtgggtagcctagtgggtaacacactcgcctatgaaccagaagatccaggttcaaatcctacttactaccattatgtccctgagcaagacacttaaccctaagttgctccagggggactgtccctgtaactactgattgtaagttgctctggataagggcatctaataaatgctgcaaatgtaaattttttgcTCATGAGTGTTCTTGTCTGCTTTGTTCCACCCAGGCTTCGGGTTTGTTTTACTGTGATGGAAACACATGTATCATATGTAAACTCACTGCTTGCCATTGAGTGTTTCATTGCTGTATGCACACATGCAGAATGAATCCGGGCAAACGGAATTTCATGAATCCGGGCACACTCCCCTTCACCTCCCCTTCAACAATTCAAACTCTatacattttacaatgtttaatataaaacatttatctatggggggtttgaacctgtggctttgtggttgtctggttcataggcgagtgtcttatgCACTAGGCCACCCAAATTGTGAGTggtatttgttttaaaaatggagATCAAGCTGCCTAATTTTTGTGCTGCTTGAGACTGTGCTAACCATAAAATGCTCCAAACCTGATCCAGAGGGATTCGCTTTCATAAGTAAGGCTGAACCATTTGTTTTGGTTGTATTTGCCCATTATATTAACATGTTGACTGTTTTTTGTatattgcatgtatttgtgtttattaaaggATTGCCGTTGTGAGGATTTTAGTAGGCctttagtagtagtagtagtaggcTCGACTATTGttactctctcctggctggagcctctgcagtcaccataaaaccactccagatgatccaaaatatggcagcccgtctcatcttcaatcagccaaaatacacccatgttacgtctattcttacctctctccactggctcccggtagctgctcgcattgagttcaaatccttgatgcttgcctacagggctgtaaatggaactgcacccttctatatcaatacaatactaccaatacaatactacctagctacactcctcagatcgtcaaatgaaatgagactgaaaaacttgccctcctccattcgactagccgagactaccaccacctttaagaagcaggtgaaagcccacttattcaaaaagtatttcagacaaatctaacactttcACACGCACATTCgtacacactgaacaaaataatacatatatatataattttttttcttcgtctagcacttaacaatctctgagcatgctctttgctgacaagttaggcttTATCAGGGCTcctagttttgtaaactcaaaagtctatagaaatcgaacgagaattgctggtgtcttcctcttgtaagtcactttggataaaagcatgtgcaaaataaagtaaagccTTTAAGTTTTACCAGTGTcccacttttttgttttgttctgttcttgttttttcttgATCATGTTTCATTCACAAAATCAATACTATCCATGCAAGAAAAGATGTATATGTTTTTGACAATTATTTCATATGACTAGGAAAGCATGGCAGACATTCCTCAGGTCTGAGTAGGATCTGCTTCAGGCCTAAATTCTCTGTTTCTTCTTTGAACAGGAAGGGGAGTGTTAAGCCTGGTCTGACAGAAGATGAGCTCTGGAGGGCTAAATATGTCTACGACTCTGCATTCCACCCAGACACTGGGGAGAAGATGTTCCTTATTGGTCGAATGTCTGCCCAGGTGCCCATGAACATGACAATTACTGGGTGCATGCTCACCTTCTACAGGTACCAGTGAGCTGGAGGTGAACTATTGGTGTATGGAATTTGCGTTGCACCACCTCTTCTTTCTCattgttttctctctctgtctttctgccAAGGACTACACCTGCAGTCGTCTTCTGGCAGTGGGTGAACCAGTCTTTCAATGCTATTGTCAATTATACCAATCGCAGTGGGGATGCTCCTATGACAGTCAAGTAAGGATGTTGTGTTTTGTATTAGTGTTTTCCCATCCAGCTAGACATTACTTAATAATAAAGCTGTTAACTTCAGCTATGCTACATGTATGTGTTATATACAAACATACTGTTCTGCTCTCTCAAGTTTGATAAGATGTAACTTGATAAGAATATTTGTTGTTCCATTGCAGCTTTTGTTGAGGCACCACACAGTccagtaattttttttggagATTTTGGAGACACGTATGACTAATCAATTTGGATTCCCATAATTACCAGCAATCTACTGAAAACATGCTTTTGAGTTAATGACCAGAGGGGGTTAAAACACTTTCTTCTTAATACAGAAAATGTCAGTACTGGCTGCAGTTGAGTAGAATGGGTGGGGACTGTTTGTTCATGTTCTTATTTCTCTGCAGTCAGCTGGGAGCTGCGTACGTCAGTGCAACATCTGGAGCGGTCATCACAGCTCTAGGACTCAAGTCTCTCACTAAGGTGCTGTTTTTTtgaacactcaaacacacaccacagtcaGTCAGAGGAAGTGTCATCTCAGTAGAAATTCGCACAATGCaaagttttattaaaacactgCCCTTTCTGTTATTCAATACTCTTGCTACCTAAGACTTGTGCGCACTTGCATCTTCATATTTGTTAATGAGGTCTGGAACTACAAAATCACCTAAAAAGTGAGAAAGTAAGTGACAAAAAAAGAGACTGCAATGAGCAACATCAAGTTCACTTGGTAGAAATTGTTCTAATACTTCAGAGTTGCCAAAGTTCTTtcaaaaaaagtgtttatgGTTTTAAAGCTGTCTATGGTTCTTGGGTTTGTGCATTACCTTTCCTTTTCTCTGCAGCGTCTTCCTGCCATAATTGGACGTTTTGTTCCATTTGCTGCAGTGGCTGCAGCCAATTGCATCAACATCCCTTTCATGAGGCAGAGGTGAGTGATCCTGGTAGAACACAAAACCATAAGTACAGCCAGATGTACAGTCAACATATACATGCATACCTGACTACGTATTgtaaaagtttattttaaagATTCTTCACGTCACAGGTTACATTTGCTATTTCTTTTGATATATTACTGTTTGTAATTGTGTAGATTTAATGCAACAGTGTTTTCTTGATcttgtatgtatgtaatgtatgtaaatgcctttttctcctatagagaacTAAAATACGGCATCCCAGTTATGGATGGGAATGGGAATCGTCTGGGCGAGTCAGCCAGTGCCGCTAAGCAGGCCATTGTACAGGTGGTCGTGTCACGGATTGGCATGGCTGTACCAGCCATGGGTGAGGACCTCATTTTAGTGAACATTTTTATCACTGTCtaatgcagcaaaaaaatagGTCACGCTCTGAAGGGGGGTTGTTGAATCAGTGCATTCTACATGCAATATTCTCTTGCTCTCATCATCCCAGATGTTTTGACAATTCAGTTTTTGCGGTATTAATACAGTGGGGTCTAAATCAAAAAACGTACATTTAAACCAGTTCTAAATTTACAATGTTGGATGTTTAATTTCTGTTTCTTGCCTTTGCCTGCTAACAGCCATCCCCCCTATCATTATGAATGCCCTGGAAAAAAGAGCCTTTCTCAAGGTAATATGGCGAAATTGGGTTCAGATTATTGCAAACTTTGGTGACACAAATATCTCAATGTTTTTGTAGTTTCTTAACTACAACTTCATCTGTGGTTCCCTCTTACTCATGTCGCCACACCTCTTACTCATCTTTACTTATTCTTTCTCAGAGGTTTCCTGTTCTTAGTGCACCAGTTCAAGTTGGACTTGTCGGGATTTGGTGAGTGTGCAAACAATGACACAATGCTCATATTAACTCTTTTATGCATATATGAAACATCTCATGAAACCTCTAGTTTGCTAAGCCAAATAATAATATCAAGACTGGTTTTATACCCAGAGCCAACTGGCATCACAATTGATTGGGTACTTTTTAAATTGTTCTGGACACTAAGGGCCCTATTTTTGCTATGCAAAGCACAAACGCTACATGCAATATGCTGCATCATTTAAGATGGGAACACATAAAGGTCATAACAAAAATATGATTATCTTCACTGTACTCAGTGATTCACTTTTTTGTGCCACAACAAAGCCATTACGGTAGTAACTGACTGATGTACGTAACGTTTTACTAGGAATAACTATTTTATGACAAGTGTGTGGGAGAAGCAGTGGTGACTATTCTGTGACTAAGTTCAGTGCAGTTACACTACTTACAAATATTTACAATCACAGCTAGCTACATGGGGAAGCAAACAATCCTTTTGTTTCATCTTGTTCACCAGCGTATAGCCACACGCTGCTTTGGACTGGTTTTTGGAAGAGTGAgagattggaaatgtgagaTGAGTAGGAGAGGGCTTTGCCCAtggttaccccaaggttgcatgcagtgagagaaggagagatCGTGGGAATTGTCCATTTTAAGATACTGGTGTTTTGGAGGAATTCAGATGAATGAATAGTAGTTTAGTTTTGCTGTGGTTGAGTGTCAGACGATGAGCTGCAATCCAGAATGAAATGTCAGACGAGATCTTGACTAACACATCTGACTTCATTTGCTGACATGCCCCCTCATGCCAAAATgagaagggaaaaaagtaaaacgTTTATATGCAATATTTGCATGCATAAGTTGAAATTTGATATTTATCACCTAGTACACAGTTGTGACCTGTGTGAGATGTTTATattgaataaatttttttttctttaatagtTTGGTGTTTGCCACCCCTCTTTGCTGTGCCCTGTTTCCGCAAAAGAGGTATGTAATGATTAGGGTTGCAAAATTCCCAGAATTTTCAAAGATGGAAACTTTCCACGGGAATTAATGGAAATAAACGGGAATTTATGGGAATAAACTGGGAATTTTCCAAATTGAAGGTTGGCTCTTCTTAGGGAACTTAAATATAGTTGAGCAAAGTATATTTTAGCATAgtattgacaaaaacaaacaaatgcaattcaaatacACTTGAATATCCATGCCATTCCTTAATCACATGTACAGAGCACATGCTTGCTGCATGGCTATTGAGACCACCTGTACACATGGACCACACTTTTGAGCCTGAAGGACAAAGAGCATTGAAGGCACACATTTGAGCCTGTGGACTTAACAAGTGAGGTAagttggtgggaaagtgtatctagcagtcagaaaatcctcaaacctattgcagcagcagcaatagcgaagatagagggggatggtgccatcttgtcagatgtccagtgcctttttgcagaactcaaagaagaaatccagacaattctgcccacttccctactactgaaagcagaggaaacggctgtggtcaagtcattggaacagcggagggagttctgcatgaagccactgcatgcagcagcatacaTGCTGGACCCCAAATATGACAAGGGCATACTTTCTGGGGAAGAGATCAATGGTGCCTATGCGGTCATTACAGCCATGTCTGACCACCTGGGTCTCGAtaaaggcaaagttctaggcagTTTGGCAAAGTATCGAACAAAGCAAGGCCTTTGGAAAGGGGATGGAATATGGCAGTCATGGCAGCACATATCTGCAGCCACCTGGTGGAAGGGACTATGTGAATCTGAGGCCCTTGCACCTGtagcctccatcctcctccaaatcCCACCATCATCAGCCGCCGCCGAGCGCAACTGGTCACTGTTTGggaacacccacacaaaggTTCGCAACAGGCTCACAAATGTGAGAGTGGAAAAGCTGGTCGGCATTCGGGCAAACCTACGGCTCTTTGAGCCTGACACAGAGCCATCCTCAACAAGGCTGGAAAGtgacactgaagaggaagactcAAGAGTTGGATGCTGAGGAAGTGGACATGTTGTTGGATGATGATGACGTCCAGGAAGAGTCTATTGactgagcaaaaatgagaaaagaggattgcttgaaggaagatttgcatgtttaatgggaCGTTTTGGAGGATAagtggcatttttcatttaaccttttgaatgggactttgtggagatttttgaaCAAGGGGCATTTTTGAATGAGCGGGGTTAGGGGATGGTAATATTGAactcaacatttctgtttttattcatccatgaaACAAGTTATTGAAACATGTTCTATTCTActgtacttacaaataaatctgttgaaaacattttgcatggaggttttcttatgatttctgtttatatttatgctttGAAATAATATATTCCCAGTTGGTTCTCCTTAATTcccattaatttccaaaattccCAAGCTTAACTTACCATGGAAATTTACTGGAAACTTTTCGGAAATTTACTGGAAATTTTCCGCCCCTTTGCAACCATAGTAATGATACACcatacattcatttttacagtgggtatggaaagtattcagacccacttaaatttttcactctttgttatattg
Coding sequences within it:
- the sfxn3 gene encoding sideroflexin-3; the protein is MSGELSLNINIKEPRWDQATFLGRAKHFFMVTDPRNVLLSGEVLEEARVIVEGYRKGSVKPGLTEDELWRAKYVYDSAFHPDTGEKMFLIGRMSAQVPMNMTITGCMLTFYRTTPAVVFWQWVNQSFNAIVNYTNRSGDAPMTVNQLGAAYVSATSGAVITALGLKSLTKRLPAIIGRFVPFAAVAAANCINIPFMRQRELKYGIPVMDGNGNRLGESASAAKQAIVQVVVSRIGMAVPAMAIPPIIMNALEKRAFLKRFPVLSAPVQVGLVGICLVFATPLCCALFPQKSSMSISSLEVELQERIAELSPQTTTVYFNKGL